In Aegilops tauschii subsp. strangulata cultivar AL8/78 chromosome 3, Aet v6.0, whole genome shotgun sequence, one genomic interval encodes:
- the LOC109738565 gene encoding tRNA(His) guanylyltransferase 1, with product MANSEYEYVKREFEFDRRLPASNWIVVRIDGCHFHRFSKIHAFEKPNDENALRLMNACATSMLEKFPDIVFAYGVSDEYSFVFREETEFYQRRESKILSICVSYFTSVYGMKWKDFFPNKDLREPPYFDGRVVCYPNMKTIHDYLAWRQVDCHINNHYNTCFWMLVKSGKTEKEAQQTLKGTFSEDKNELLSQQFQVNYEDEPAMFRKGSSVYRDKVETKVKTDDYGNPIKRIRLAITVSNLDIIGPEFWGKHQYILQEGKYRYEYVKKFDDIRRLPCCNWIVVRISACQFDKFSLIHSFDKPNDETALSLMNASASLMMEQFPDIIFGYGFSNEYSFVFQENTELYQRNERLILSSCSSWFTSFYMMKWKEYFPSKELVQPPKFEAEVLCYPKPKIVCDYLSWRQAECHNRNQYNTCFWMLVKSGEDENKANEILKGTLSKDKNELLFQRFQMNYNNEPAMFRKGSCTYRQKVKVSEDVVRDGWDVAVTHVDMGPDFWRKHIYIFDK from the exons ATTCTCGAAGATACATGCCTTTGAGAAACCAAATGATGAGAATGCTTTAAGATTGATGAATGCTTGTGCCACCTCTATGCTCGAGAAGTTCCCTGATATAGTGTTTGCTTATGGTGTTAGCGATGAGTACAG TTTTGTTTTCAGAGAGGAAACAGAATTCTATCAAAGGCGAGAAAG CAAAATTCTGTCTATATGTGTTTCTTACTTCACATCTGTGTACGGGATGAAGTGGAAAGATTTCTTTCCTAATAAAGATTTGAGGGAGCCTCCCTATTTTGATGGGCGAGTTGTATGCTATCCAAATATGAAAACCATTCATGATTATTTGGCATGGAGGCAAGTGGACT GTCATATAAATAATCATTATAATACATGCTTCTGGATGTTGGTGAAGTCTGGAAAAACTGAAAAAGAGGCACAACAGACATTGAAG GGAACATTTTCTGAGGACAAGAATGAGTTGCTTTCTCAACAGTTCCAAGTCAACTATGAGGATGAACCGGCTATGTTCCGGAAAGGATCAAGTGTTTATCGAGATAAG GTAGAAACAAAGGTGAAAACAGATGACTACGGGAATCCAATAAAAAGAATCCGGCTGGCAATTACAGTGTCAAATTTAGATATCATAGGACCTGAGTTTTGGGGAAAACATCAATACATTCTTCAAGAAG GAAAATATAGATATGAGTATGTGAAGAAGTTCGACGACATCCGCAGGCTTCCATGTTGTAATTGGATCGTTGTTCGTATCAGCGCCTGCCAATTCGACAA ATTCTCGCTGATCCATTCATTTGACAAGCCAAATGATGAGACCGCTTTAAGTTTGATGAACGCTTCTGCTTCTTTGATGATGGAGCAATTCcctgatattatctttggttatGGTTTTAGCAACGAGTACAG CTTTGTGTTCCAGGAGAACACTGAATTGTACCAGAGAAATGAGAG ATTAATCCTTTCTTCATGTTCATCATGGTTCACTTCCTTTTACATGATGAAGTGGAAAGAATATTTCCCCAGTAAAGAATTAGTGCAGCCACCTAAATTTGAAGCAGAAGTTCTCTGTTACCCAAAACCAAAGATCGTTTGTGATTATTTGTCCTGGAGGCAAGCAGAAT GTCACAACAGGAACCAATACAATACATGCTTTTGGATGTTAGTGAAATCTGGAGAAGATGAAAACAAAGCTAATGAGATACTAAAG GGAACATTATCAAAGGATAAGAACGAGTTGCTTTTTCAGcgatttcaaatgaactacaacAATGAACCCGCTATGTTCCGAAAGGGTTCATGTACTTACCGTCAAAAG GTGAAAGTGAGCGAAGACGTCGTGAGAGATGGGTGGGATGTGGCAGTGACCCACGTTGACATGGGGCCTGACTTTTGGAGAAAGCATATTTATATTTTCGACAAATGA
- the LOC109738564 gene encoding leucine--tRNA ligase, cytoplasmic: MSSNTEGPKSHARRDLLLKIQSDAQTCWEESKVFQAEPGNGPPGPGEKFFGNFPYPYMNGLLHLGHAFSLSKLEFGAAYHRLRGSNVLLPFAFHCTGMPIKASADKLAREIQQYGNPPVFPAAEDDSSAQVADDSQADQAALAPGQFKSKKSKAAAKTGMQKFQWEIMKGFELTDEKIAKFQDPSHWLTHFPPLAKEDLKEFGLGCDWRRSFITTDMNPFYDAFVRWQMRKLKKMGKVVKDMRYTIYSPLDGQPCADHDRASGEGVQPQEYVLIKMMVIPPFPPKLKVLEGKNVYLAAATLRPETMYGQTNCWVLPDGNYGAFEINETDVFIVTARSALNLAYQHLSRVPEKPTCLAELTGNDLIGLPLKSPLSFNEIIYALPMLTILTDKGTGIVTSVPSDSPDDYMALQDLITKPALRQKYGVQDEWVLPFNIIPIINIPEFGDKSAEKVCLDLKIKSQNDKEKLAEAKRMTYLKGFTDGVMIAGEFDGRKVQEAKPLIKNKLLGEGSAVLYSEPEKKVMSRSGDECVVALTDQWYITYGETEWKQKAVKCLENMNTFSAETRNGFEHTLGWLNQWACSRSFGLGTRIPWDEQFLVESLSDSTLYMAYYTIAHHLQNGNMYGEEISSIKPEEMTDEVWEYVFCDGPAPNSSISPALLSKMKQEFKYWYPFDIRVSGKDLIQNHLTFSIYNHTALLPEHHWPRGFRCNGHLMLNSEKMSKSTGNFLTLKEAIIRYSSDATRFALADAGDGMDDANFVTETANAAILRLTKEIAWMEEVIAAESSLRGGPPSTYADHVFANEINIAVKETEKSYNAFMFRDALKSGFYDLQLARDEYRLSCGAAGMNRELLGRFMEIQTKLITPICPHYAEHVWQKILKKEGFAIKAGWPVAGTPDPTLRSANKYLQDSIVLMRKLLQKQESGSKKPKKGAAPTPSAENKLTVGLIYVNEHYDGWKEQCLRVLQSNFDSQARSFAPDEEINEALRNCFIDRETSFKQVQKLCMPFIRFKKDEARNVGSQALNLKLPFGEINVLEENLELIRRQLGLEHVEVLSAFDGAARAKAGKHASLLDKNPPSPGEPVAIFMSKQEFEAQN, translated from the coding sequence ATGTCGTCAAATACTGAAGGACCCAAGAGTCATGCACGTAGAGACCTTTTGCTCAAGATCCAATCAGATGCTCAAACTTGCTGGGAGGAGAGCAAGGTTTTTCAGGCTGAACCTGGCAATGGACCTCCTGGCCCTGGTGAAAAATTCTTTGGCAATTTTCCGTACCCTTACATGAATGGATTGCTACATCTGGGTCACGCCTTCTCACTGTCCAAGCTTGAGTTCGGTGCTGCATACCACAGACTCCGTGGCTCAAATGTCCTTTTGCCGTTTGCTTTTCATTGTACTGGGATGCCCATCAAGGCCTCAGCTGATAAGCTTGCTAGGGAGATTCAACAGTATGGAAATCCTCCAGTGTTCCCTGCGGCAGAGGATGATTCAAGTGCTCAAGTGGCAGATGATAGCCAGGCTGACCAGGCTGCTCTTGCCCCAGGGCAATTCAAGAGTAAGAAATCTAAGGCTGCTGCAAAGACCGGCATGCAGAAGTTCCAGTGGGAGATCATGAAGGGCTTTGAACTGACAGATGAAAAAATCGCCAAATTTCAGGATCCGTCTCACTGGTTGACCCACTTCCCTCCGCTGGCAAAGGAAGATCTTAAGGAGTTTGGCCTGGGTTGTGATTGGAGGCGCTCATTCATAACCACTGATATGAATCCTTTCTACGATGCTTTTGTTCGCTGGCAGATGAGGAAGCTGAAGAAAATGGGCAAAGTTGTCAAGGATATGAGGTACACGATCTACTCACCACTGGATGGCCAACCTTGTGCTGATCATGATAGGGCATCAGGTGAAGGTGTGCAGCCACAAGAATACGTGTTGATTAAAATGATGGTGATCCCACCTTTTCCCCCCAAGTTGAAGGTCTTGGAAGGAAAGAATGTTTATCTGGCAGCTGCTACATTAAGACCTGAGACAATGTATGGGCAAACAAACTGTTGGGTATTGCCTGATGGGAATTATGGGGCTTTTGAGATCAATGAAACTGATGTCTTCATTGTGACAGCAAGGTCAGCCCTTAATCTTGCATATCAGCATCTATCCAGGGTCCCAGAAAAGCCCACCTGCTTAGCTGAGCTTACTGGCAATGATTTGATTGGATTGCCATTAAAGTCTCCTCTTTCATTCAATGAAATCATATATGCACTTCCCATGCTCACTATCTTGACAGATAAAGGTACTGGCATCGTGACTAGTGTGCCAAGTGATTCCCCAGATGATTACATGGCACTGCAAGATTTAATCACAAAGCCTGCTTTGAGACAGAAGTATGGGGTCCAAGATGAGTGGGTTCTTCCATTTAATATCATACCAATAATCAACATACCAGAGTTTGGGGATAAGTCAGCTGAGAAGGTGTGCCTTGATCTTAAGATTAAGAGCCAGAAtgacaaggagaagcttgctgaAGCAAAAAGGATGACATACCTTAAAGGATTTACTGATGGAGTGATGATTGCAGGGGAGTTTGATGGTAGAAAGGTTCAAGAAGCGAAGCCGCTGATAAAGAACAAGCTTCTTGGAGAAGGCTCTGCTGTGTTGTATAGTGAGCCTGAGAAGAAAGTCATGTCAAGATCCGGCGATGAGTGTGTCGTTGCTCTTACAGATCAGTGGTACATAACTTACGGTGAAACTGAATGGAAGCAGAAGGCAGTCAAATGTTTGGAAAATATGAATACATTCTCAGCTGAAACCCGTAACGGATTCGAGCACACGTTGGGCTGGCTGAACCAGTGGGCATGTTCTCGCTCTTTTGGCCTAGGTACTCGCATTCCATGGGATGAGCAGTTCCTGGTAGAATCTCTTTCAGATTCAACCCTGTACATGGCTTATTACACCATTGCACATCATTTACAAAATGGTAACATGTATGGAGAAGAAATATCTTCTATCAAGCCTGAAGAAATGACAGATGAAGTATGGGAATATGTGTTCTGTGATGGTCCAGCACCCAATAGCAGCATCTCTCCTGCCCTCCTGAGCAAAATGAAGCAAGAGTTCAAGTATTGGTACCCCTTTGATATTCGGGTATCTGGGAAGGACCTTATCCAGAACCATCTGACATTCAGCATCTACAATCATACAGCACTTCTTCCAGAGCATCATTGGCCTCGTGGTTTTCGTTGCAATGGGCATCTTATGCTTAACTCTGAGAAGATGTCCAAGTCCACAGGGAACTTCCTAACTCTTAAGGAGGCTATTATAAGATATTCCTCGGATGCCACTAGGTTTGCCCTTGCTGATGCTGGCGATGGTATGGACGATGCAAACTTTGTTACTGAAACTGCAAATGCTGCTATTTTGAGGCTTACAAAGGAAATCGCATGGATGGAAGAAGTTATAGCTGCTGAATCTTCTTTGAGAGGCGGTCCTCCCTCTACTTATGCTGACCATGTGTTTGCTAATGAGATCAATATTGCTGTAAAAGAAACTGAGAAGAGCTACAATGCCTTCATGTTCAGAGATGCCCTGAAGTCTGGTTTCTATGACCTACAACTGGCTAGAGATGAGTACAGACTCTCTTGTGGAGCGGCGGGCATGAACCGTGAGTTGTTGGGGCGGTTTATGGAAATCCAGACCAAGCTTATCACCCCGATCTGTCCCCACTATGCTGAGCATGTGTGGCAAAAGATTCTGAAGAAGGAAGGCTTTGCAATAAAAGCTGGCTGGCCAGTTGCAGGCACCCCGGATCCTACTCTAAGAAGTGCGAACAAATACTTACAGGATTCCATTGTTTTGATGAGGAAGTTGCTTCAGAAGCAGGAGTCTGGTTCCAAGAAACCCAAGAAGGGAGCTGCACCTACTCCATCAGCAGAAAACAAGCTCACAGTTGGTCTGATATATGTCAATGAGCACTATGATGGATGGAAAGAGCAATGTTTGAGGGTGCTTCAATCAAATTTTGATAGCCAAGCACGCTCCTTTGCCCCTGACGAGGAGATTAACGAAGCATTGAGGAACTGCTTCATCGACCGCGAAACAAGTTTCAAACAAGTACAGAAGCTCTGCATGCCTTTCATCAGGTTCAAGAAAGATGAAGCAAGGAACGTTGGTTCCCAGGCTCTAAATTTGAAGCTTCCTTTTGGTGAAATAAATGTGCTTGAGGAGAACCTGGAGCTGATCAGAAGGCAGTTGGGTCTTGAGCATGTTGAGGTCCTGTCGGCATTTGATGGAGCTGCTCGTGCCAAAGCTGGAAAGCATGCTTCTCTGCTGGACAAGAATCCGCCTTCCCCTGGTGAGCCGGTTGCAATATTCATGAGCAAGCAGGAGTTTGAAGCGCAGAATTAA